In one window of Terriglobia bacterium DNA:
- the rplQ gene encoding 50S ribosomal protein L17: MRHRGAVKKLGRNTSHRRALLRNLVTSLVMEERIETTPAKAKAMRPHVEKMITLGKRGDVAARRLAAAFLMTRESVERLFETLGPRFGDRNGGYLRIIHKGWRTGDGGETCYIELLGSEKVIEAKRAKRSEARAKRQEEVRKQMEEQQKAAAPEEGGEEGKDEKK; encoded by the coding sequence ATGCGACATCGCGGAGCAGTCAAGAAACTCGGACGCAATACCAGCCACCGGCGCGCGCTTTTGCGCAACCTGGTGACTTCACTGGTCATGGAAGAACGCATTGAGACCACACCGGCCAAGGCCAAAGCCATGCGCCCGCACGTGGAGAAAATGATCACCCTGGGCAAGCGGGGCGACGTGGCGGCACGCCGCCTGGCCGCCGCCTTCCTGATGACGCGCGAATCGGTGGAGCGGCTTTTTGAAACCCTGGGCCCGCGCTTCGGCGACCGCAATGGCGGCTACCTGCGCATCATCCACAAAGGATGGCGCACGGGCGATGGCGGGGAGACCTGTTACATCGAACTGCTGGGCAGCGAGAAGGTGATTGAAGCCAAGCGGGCCAAGCGGTCAGAAGCCCGGGCCAAGCGCCAGGAAGAAGTCCGCAAACAGATGGAAGAACAGCAGAAAGCCGCGGCCCCGGAAGAAGGCGGCGAAGAAGGAAAAGACGAAAAGAAGTAA